One Manduca sexta isolate Smith_Timp_Sample1 chromosome 26, JHU_Msex_v1.0, whole genome shotgun sequence genomic region harbors:
- the LOC115453351 gene encoding proton-coupled folate transporter: MDSGDIRETEPLNEARIVQDKKLTCCQRFGQFLSNITVEPVAFLALFSNILSSVATQTLGLEKTCRVSLGLDDKICDSLRAQNQSNNFTVYERMVQEYYSNQLLWKSALQALLPLIMLLFVGGWSDATGKRKSIMMVVLSGEIMQCLSNIINVIFFYEIPLQVLLFFDVFFVSIVGGSSVMFLALFNYICDITTAENRTHRFGLVNLCIFAGMPMGLALSGIMLKHLGYFAIYGSSLTLHALNFLYVLLRLSDQARSEEQKQHDGRGVCYFLKLFFNPRTIKETFKVLFKKTENNRTTQLCVIIITVTFLYGPFYGEASIMYMSTRYRFNWNEVDFSIFQTYNFGLNILGTIISILLFSKYLKWHDSVLGIISSISKIGSSFVYCFAATAAIFYIGPVVDLLNGTSILAIKSLYSKLLDPNEIGKMTSLIGMIENMTPLVYVPMYTQLYTATMDTLPGAVYLLGAMMAVVALFSFLWLLWVHLKEQKQLRNEKANGMPMT; the protein is encoded by the exons ATGGATTCTGGAGATATAAGGGAAACAGAACCCTTGAACGAAGCACGTATAGTTCAAGATAAGAAACTAACATGTTGTCAACGTTTTGGACAGTTTTTAAGCAACATAACAGTTGAACCGGTTGCTTTTCTAGCcttgttttcaaatatattgtcATCAGTCGCGACACAGACGCTGGGCTTAGAAAAGACTTGTCGAGTTAGTTTAGGACTAGACGACAAAATATGCGATTCTCTCAGAGCACAGAATCAATCAAACAATTTTACAGTTTACGAAAGAATGGTGCAAGAATATTATTCAAACCAGTTATTGTGGAAGAGTGCCCTACAAGCGCTTTTGCCGTTGATTATGCTCCTCTTCGTTGGTGGATGGAGCGACGCAACTGGGAAAAGGAAGTCAATCATGATGGTCGTCCTCAGCGGAGAAATAATGCAATGCCTCAGCAACATAATCAAcgttatatttttctatgagATTCCTCTTCAAGTGCTCCTCTTTTTCGACGTTTTCTTCGTTAGCATTGTGGGAGGCAGCAGTGTCATGTTCCtagctttatttaattacatctgCGATATCACCACGGCAGAAAACAGGACTCACCGTTTTGGTTTAGTCAATTTGTGTATATTTGCCGGCATGCCAATGGGATTAGCCTTATCTGGAATTATGTTGAAACATCTTGGATATTTTGCTATATACGGATCTTCATTGACATTGCACGCATTGAACTTTTTATACGTACTTTTAAGACTGTCTGATCAAGCCAGGAGCGAGGAACAGAAGCAA CATGACGGACGTGGGGTGTGTTACTTCTTGAAACTTTTCTTTAATCCGAGGACAATAAAGGAAACCTTTAAAGTTCTGTTCAAAAAGACTGAAAACAACAGAACTACTCAATTATGCGTTATTATCATCACCGTGACATTCCTGTATGGACCATTCTACg GTGAAGCATCGATCATGTATATGTCTACCAGATATCGATTCAACTGGAATGAAGTAGATTTCAGCATATTCCAGACATACAACTTTGGCTTGAACATACTTG gtaCAATAATCTCTATACTGTTGTTCAGCAAATACCTAAAATGGCACGACTCCGTCCTGGGTATCATTTCGTCAATCAGCAAGATAGGCTCTTCCTTCGTGTACTGTTTTGCGGCGACCGCGGCTATTTTCTATATAG GGCCTGTTGTCGACTTACTCAATGGTACATCAATATTAGCTATAAAGTCGCTGTACTCAAAGCTATTGGACCCGAATGAAATAG GCAAGATGACGTCACTTATCGGCATGATTGAAAACATGACTCCATTAGTGTATGTGCCGATGTACACTCAGTTGTATACTGCGACCATGGACACCCTGCCAGGCGCTGTATATCTCTTGGGCGCCATGATGGCAGTGGTAGCCCTGTTTTCTTTCCT GTGGCTCCTGTGGGTGCATTTGAAAGAACAAAAGCAGCTGAGAAACGAGAAAGCAAATGGAATGCCGATGACGTAG